One window of the Synechococcus sp. CC9311 genome contains the following:
- a CDS encoding Glu/Leu/Phe/Val dehydrogenase dimerization domain-containing protein translates to MTMASLQSAGPPAVSVLAQHVSDHLSVFVVAESSDTGKPANGGLRLLNYSSDEACIADGHRLASLMTHKHDLYGTGFAGGKIVARAAEPGAVKDELINVTAELLQSLNGAMITGCDLNTSLQDMERLMSLTPHVLAAVGSPVDASAATAFGTVGAVEAVLAQSLTEAKPGKALVHGCGAVGGTVAKTLIQHGWDVFTVDMDPKRAGLSGATPLPPSSAWWEQELDLLLPCSISGLIDPEMARSFQVRAIVPAANAPFQEPEIADDLRRRSIRVLPDPLVNAGAVIADSIERFSPEAWGKATPQQVYDFVRHEVRQRATDFLKQRGDGLTVSDALVEVAAHTGKDPIGLSFGIAA, encoded by the coding sequence ATGACCATGGCCTCTCTGCAATCCGCCGGCCCCCCTGCGGTGTCGGTGTTGGCTCAACATGTCTCCGATCATCTATCGGTGTTTGTCGTAGCCGAAAGCAGCGATACCGGCAAACCCGCTAACGGTGGACTGCGGCTGCTCAATTACTCCAGTGATGAAGCCTGCATCGCCGACGGGCATCGGTTGGCCAGTCTGATGACTCACAAGCACGACCTCTATGGAACGGGCTTTGCTGGCGGCAAAATTGTTGCCAGGGCTGCGGAACCCGGCGCTGTCAAAGATGAGTTGATCAACGTCACCGCTGAGCTACTCCAATCCTTGAACGGCGCGATGATCACCGGCTGTGATCTCAACACAAGCCTGCAAGACATGGAGCGATTGATGTCGCTCACGCCCCATGTTTTAGCCGCCGTCGGGAGCCCTGTGGATGCAAGCGCTGCCACTGCCTTTGGAACAGTGGGTGCCGTTGAGGCGGTGCTCGCTCAATCTCTGACGGAAGCGAAGCCAGGCAAGGCCCTGGTGCACGGATGTGGAGCCGTGGGTGGAACGGTGGCGAAAACGTTGATCCAACACGGCTGGGACGTCTTCACTGTTGATATGGATCCAAAGCGGGCAGGGCTTTCTGGAGCGACACCCCTCCCCCCCAGCAGTGCGTGGTGGGAACAGGAACTCGACCTCCTCTTGCCCTGCTCCATCTCAGGCTTGATCGACCCAGAGATGGCAAGATCTTTTCAGGTTAGAGCGATTGTTCCAGCCGCTAATGCTCCTTTCCAAGAGCCCGAAATTGCCGATGATCTGCGACGCCGCAGCATCCGCGTCCTGCCCGATCCACTCGTGAATGCTGGCGCCGTGATTGCCGACTCGATCGAGCGCTTCTCGCCTGAGGCTTGGGGTAAAGCCACACCTCAGCAGGTGTATGACTTTGTGCGCCATGAAGTGCGTCAGCGCGCTACTGATTTCTTAAAACAACGAGGAGATGGCCTCACTGTCAGTGACGCTCTGGTTGAAGTTGCCGCCCACACCGGTAAAGATCCCATAGGACTCAGCTTCGGAATAGCCGCATGA
- a CDS encoding BCCT family transporter, which produces MSESPTPVRSSLSQPPLWVGAIPLLIFLLVSAIDLALAKHFTETGKTIVSHALGGLWQWMVMLLFLIALAIAISPVGKLRLGGATAKPSLKFFDWCAVLICTLLAGGGVFWSAAEPLYHFQTPSPVFEGVVGSTAAAVDPALAVSFLHWGFLAWALVATTTTITFSILEQRGEPLWPRTLLVNILPKGWVNGPIGDLADGLSVVAAIAGTVGPLGFLSLQLSNAAGQLPWLSDSAGLQSLVVVLLTAVFATSTVSGIQKGIKWLSELNVWLTLVLGAGLLILGPGIWLIQHFFSGFWTYLLHLPQMALMPRSDVTEPWLNSWTVFYWGWFLGYAPLMGLFTAGVSRGRSIRELVLAVAILCPIVTNLWFTLLGGTGMNLELAGSGISDALAQNGAAAALLAILSALPLSGLLIPIGLLLVVLFMCTSADSMSYAAAMVVSGRNEPSQRLRLFWALMIGSLTLVLLRIGTGLGDSTSIDALQAFIVITAVPVTPLVLFTLWSAPRLAFKEWQRSGQSAE; this is translated from the coding sequence TTGTCTGAATCCCCCACCCCAGTCCGCTCGTCTTTGAGCCAACCACCCCTTTGGGTTGGTGCCATTCCGCTTCTGATTTTTCTGCTGGTCTCCGCCATCGATCTGGCGTTAGCGAAGCACTTCACGGAAACCGGCAAAACCATTGTCAGCCACGCGCTCGGGGGGCTCTGGCAATGGATGGTGATGCTGCTGTTCCTGATCGCCCTTGCCATTGCCATCAGTCCGGTCGGGAAACTTCGGCTTGGGGGAGCAACAGCGAAGCCCAGTCTGAAATTTTTCGATTGGTGTGCTGTCTTGATTTGCACCCTGCTAGCTGGCGGCGGTGTGTTCTGGTCTGCAGCTGAGCCGCTCTACCACTTTCAAACCCCCTCCCCTGTCTTCGAGGGAGTGGTGGGAAGCACAGCGGCAGCTGTTGATCCTGCTCTAGCCGTGAGCTTTCTGCACTGGGGCTTTCTCGCCTGGGCGCTCGTGGCCACCACCACCACGATTACCTTTTCCATTTTGGAACAACGAGGCGAACCGCTGTGGCCTCGCACGCTCCTGGTCAACATCCTTCCCAAGGGTTGGGTGAATGGTCCGATTGGAGATCTTGCAGATGGCCTTTCGGTTGTTGCGGCCATCGCAGGCACCGTTGGCCCGCTGGGTTTCCTGTCGCTGCAACTCAGCAATGCAGCAGGACAACTCCCATGGCTGAGCGATAGTGCCGGACTTCAGTCCCTGGTGGTGGTTCTGCTCACTGCAGTCTTTGCCACATCCACCGTGAGCGGAATCCAAAAAGGCATTAAGTGGCTGTCGGAACTCAATGTTTGGCTAACGCTCGTATTAGGAGCTGGGTTGCTGATCCTCGGTCCTGGAATCTGGCTGATCCAGCATTTTTTCAGCGGTTTTTGGACCTACTTGCTGCATCTACCTCAGATGGCCTTGATGCCGCGATCTGACGTCACTGAACCCTGGTTGAACAGCTGGACTGTTTTCTACTGGGGCTGGTTTTTGGGCTATGCACCACTCATGGGTCTGTTCACGGCGGGAGTGAGCCGGGGCCGCAGCATCCGTGAACTTGTTCTCGCGGTAGCCATCCTCTGCCCGATCGTGACCAATCTCTGGTTCACCTTGCTTGGTGGAACAGGAATGAACCTGGAACTCGCAGGGTCAGGCATCAGTGATGCACTGGCGCAAAACGGAGCTGCTGCCGCCTTGCTTGCGATCCTGAGTGCCCTTCCCCTATCAGGCTTGCTCATCCCGATCGGGCTTCTGTTAGTGGTGCTATTCATGTGCACAAGTGCCGATTCGATGAGTTATGCCGCCGCCATGGTGGTGAGCGGACGCAATGAGCCATCTCAGAGGTTGAGGTTGTTCTGGGCCTTGATGATCGGCAGCCTCACCTTGGTGTTATTGAGAATCGGAACGGGCTTAGGGGACAGCACCTCAATTGATGCCCTCCAAGCCTTCATCGTGATCACAGCGGTGCCCGTCACACCACTGGTGTTGTTCACGCTGTGGAGCGCTCCAAGACTCGCTTTCAAGGAATGGCAACGCAGCGGTCAATCTGCTGAATGA
- a CDS encoding SAM-dependent methyltransferase, protein MAIAMTTGYSAQTEGARLCIDAASDWALTCVEQLTNDCSHVLMDYGAADGGTAVGLWSQVLDRLHKRQPKAHLTLIGNDLPSNDNVALAENIAKQLGRPPNPTVLVSARSFYEPLVAPETVSFGFSATAMHWLSESPGPLNTHTHVLASDDKEALERFTAQAMKDWASILELRSVELAVGGRLLTVNLSRDEEGRYLGHNGGVTRNVHDQLHQIWRSLADEGVISEEIYRKGTILNFYKSPEEFMAPLKDKTSAAYLNGLRLVDERTVHVPCPYRKRWNEDADTAAFAEGLMATIRSWSRHSFASVAGDETADLVYERLKQRIADSPEEWSLDYVEHHQIMERVA, encoded by the coding sequence ATGGCCATCGCCATGACCACGGGTTACAGCGCGCAAACCGAAGGCGCACGCCTCTGCATCGATGCCGCCTCGGACTGGGCCCTGACTTGTGTTGAACAATTAACGAACGATTGCAGCCATGTGCTGATGGATTACGGCGCTGCCGACGGCGGCACCGCTGTAGGGCTGTGGTCTCAGGTCTTGGATCGGCTCCACAAACGCCAGCCCAAAGCCCATCTCACCTTGATTGGCAACGACCTCCCAAGTAACGACAACGTTGCTTTAGCCGAAAATATTGCCAAGCAGCTGGGGCGCCCCCCCAATCCCACCGTGCTGGTGAGTGCTCGCAGCTTTTATGAGCCACTGGTGGCCCCTGAAACCGTGAGTTTCGGATTCTCAGCCACAGCCATGCATTGGTTGAGTGAATCCCCTGGCCCACTCAACACGCACACCCACGTGCTCGCCTCAGACGACAAAGAGGCCCTTGAGCGATTCACCGCTCAAGCCATGAAGGACTGGGCCAGCATCCTCGAGCTGCGCAGCGTGGAGCTTGCCGTAGGCGGCCGCCTCCTCACCGTGAATTTGTCCCGTGACGAAGAGGGCCGTTACCTCGGTCACAACGGCGGGGTAACGCGCAATGTCCACGACCAGCTGCATCAGATCTGGCGCAGCCTCGCTGATGAAGGGGTAATCAGCGAAGAGATCTACCGCAAGGGCACGATCCTGAACTTCTACAAGTCTCCGGAGGAGTTCATGGCCCCACTGAAGGACAAGACTTCAGCGGCCTACCTCAATGGTCTAAGGCTCGTTGACGAGCGCACCGTTCACGTTCCCTGCCCCTATCGCAAGCGTTGGAACGAAGACGCTGACACCGCAGCTTTCGCCGAGGGACTGATGGCGACTATTCGTAGCTGGAGCCGACACAGTTTCGCCTCAGTAGCTGGTGATGAGACCGCAGATCTCGTGTACGAGCGCCTCAAGCAGCGCATCGCCGATTCTCCAGAGGAGTGGAGTCTCGATTACGTAGAGCATCACCAAATCATGGAGCGTGTGGCCTGA
- a CDS encoding MFS transporter, translating to MPNRRLWLVSLLFVAWLIWAETSFQFYDHALGRDLQLSASRISLIAGSFLVPYGLLQIPVGRLLDQGRVDRWIWIAALMASGFSLTFAFSTDLVGLMLSRMGTGVACAVAFPASALLARRALPENRFALAMGLTDSLLGWGAVFAALIPLVFPWTVWRQLVLFQALFLAVMVVVPVMALGRGLPSPEPHSHGRLPTSVYWDRAGVGKVIKACLMYAWGGGFVFGLAQYGLISGLRVWGSERTQWMSLTMSFGIGIGMVLAGWIGSRSSRRGLVLLIGTGMSVLALIALLQLPNQAGGLLLLAAFGLGLGLGSSVLAFPIAEDAAPPGQTALTIAIVNTTGTVTGGVMSIVSGLILEASGPGELSPVLVVYGLFGLFGVAVAAWIQFGSAPAHSAD from the coding sequence ATGCCCAATCGCCGCCTCTGGTTGGTCAGCTTGCTGTTTGTGGCCTGGCTGATCTGGGCAGAGACCAGTTTTCAATTTTATGACCATGCTCTTGGTCGTGATTTGCAGCTCTCGGCGAGTCGGATCTCCTTGATCGCCGGAAGTTTCCTGGTTCCTTATGGTTTGCTGCAGATTCCCGTCGGGCGTCTGCTGGACCAGGGCCGAGTTGATCGCTGGATCTGGATTGCCGCTTTGATGGCCTCCGGTTTCAGTCTGACTTTTGCGTTCAGTACGGATCTTGTTGGGCTGATGCTCAGCCGTATGGGAACTGGAGTGGCCTGTGCTGTGGCCTTTCCTGCCTCTGCCTTGTTGGCACGTCGCGCCTTGCCGGAGAACAGATTTGCCTTGGCAATGGGCCTCACCGATAGCTTGCTGGGTTGGGGTGCCGTCTTTGCTGCTCTAATTCCGCTGGTTTTTCCGTGGACGGTTTGGCGCCAGTTGGTGCTCTTTCAAGCTCTTTTTCTGGCCGTGATGGTGGTGGTGCCCGTGATGGCCCTTGGTCGAGGTTTGCCATCCCCTGAGCCACATAGCCATGGACGCTTGCCCACCTCTGTTTATTGGGATCGTGCTGGCGTTGGCAAGGTCATCAAGGCTTGCTTGATGTACGCATGGGGTGGTGGTTTTGTGTTTGGTTTGGCCCAGTATGGGTTGATTTCAGGATTGCGTGTTTGGGGCTCTGAGCGCACGCAGTGGATGTCCCTGACGATGTCGTTTGGGATCGGAATTGGGATGGTGTTGGCTGGTTGGATTGGTAGCCGCTCAAGCCGCCGCGGGCTCGTGTTGCTCATCGGTACCGGCATGAGTGTGTTGGCGTTGATCGCCTTGCTCCAGCTTCCCAATCAAGCGGGAGGCCTGTTGTTGCTGGCAGCATTTGGCCTCGGTCTTGGGCTTGGCTCCTCGGTCCTGGCGTTCCCCATTGCTGAAGATGCAGCACCTCCAGGCCAAACCGCCCTCACTATTGCCATCGTGAATACCACTGGCACCGTGACGGGCGGGGTGATGTCGATCGTGTCGGGGTTGATCCTTGAGGCCTCAGGGCCGGGTGAGCTCAGCCCGGTCCTTGTCGTTTATGGCCTCTTTGGCCTGTTTGGCGTAGCGGTTGCGGCTTGGATTCAGTTCGGCAGCGCGCCTGCTCATTCAGCAGATTGA
- a CDS encoding FAD-dependent oxidoreductase, which translates to MTSTSLPASAAVVIIGGGMAGLSCAASLARRGISDVILLEGKTLAHARASSFGETRMFREMYSDPVLCRLAQEANRLWREEETHAGEILRDTHGLLFYGESWDEETIEGSIPGARLVMDDQGIPYEALSAAQIAERFPLKPKADFTGLFEPTAGAVRSDKVIAHWVRTARTAGHQLEEHSPVSSIDADGGGVTLEGGHHISAGHVVVACGIWSQLLLAPLGLAPKLEIWPMLWAHYTVDPALASRYPQWFCFQKERGDDGGLYYGFPSLSTTADGRPRIKAGIDWSPKELRVAEPNAMCTEAPARLLELLDTFLFNELDGVQERVETVMSPYSMTSDVNFVLDRLTPKLSLFAGGSGQSFKFAPLIGDSLARLASGDQPAADISCWSHQRDAVRA; encoded by the coding sequence ATGACATCCACCTCTCTCCCCGCCAGCGCAGCAGTGGTGATCATCGGAGGCGGCATGGCAGGCCTCAGCTGTGCCGCATCGCTCGCACGCCGAGGAATCAGCGACGTGATTCTTCTTGAAGGGAAAACCCTGGCTCATGCGCGAGCCAGCAGCTTCGGCGAGACCCGGATGTTCCGTGAGATGTATTCCGACCCAGTGCTCTGCCGTCTCGCGCAGGAAGCCAATCGCCTTTGGCGGGAAGAGGAGACCCATGCAGGGGAAATTCTGCGTGACACCCATGGACTTCTTTTTTACGGAGAAAGCTGGGATGAGGAGACAATCGAAGGATCGATCCCCGGCGCTCGCTTAGTGATGGATGATCAGGGCATCCCCTACGAAGCCCTGAGTGCCGCTCAGATCGCAGAGCGCTTCCCGCTGAAACCCAAGGCCGATTTCACCGGACTGTTCGAACCCACAGCTGGTGCCGTCCGCAGCGACAAAGTCATTGCCCATTGGGTTCGCACAGCTCGTACAGCAGGCCACCAGCTCGAGGAACACAGTCCTGTTAGCAGCATCGATGCTGATGGCGGCGGCGTCACCCTCGAAGGCGGTCATCACATCAGTGCAGGGCATGTTGTTGTGGCATGCGGCATCTGGAGTCAACTTCTGCTGGCCCCATTAGGACTTGCGCCAAAGCTGGAAATATGGCCGATGCTATGGGCCCATTACACCGTGGATCCAGCTCTCGCCAGCCGCTACCCCCAGTGGTTTTGCTTCCAAAAAGAGCGCGGCGATGACGGAGGCCTTTATTACGGCTTCCCCTCCCTCAGCACCACCGCTGACGGGCGTCCTCGCATCAAAGCCGGGATCGACTGGTCTCCCAAGGAGCTCCGCGTCGCTGAACCCAACGCCATGTGCACCGAAGCGCCGGCCCGCCTCCTGGAGCTCCTGGACACCTTCTTGTTTAACGAACTGGACGGCGTACAAGAGCGGGTGGAAACGGTGATGAGTCCATACTCCATGACCAGCGATGTGAATTTCGTGTTGGATCGGCTCACCCCCAAACTGAGCCTGTTTGCAGGTGGATCCGGCCAATCGTTCAAATTTGCGCCGCTGATTGGTGATTCTCTGGCCCGTCTTGCCAGCGGCGATCAACCCGCTGCAGACATCTCCTGCTGGAGCCATCAACGCGACGCCGTGCGCGCCTGA
- the rdgB gene encoding RdgB/HAM1 family non-canonical purine NTP pyrophosphatase has translation MTNRVLVIASGNAGKIREFSNLLQELPLQVNPQPDGIQVEETGITFRDNALLKARAVAEATGHWALADDSGLSVDALGGAPGVYSARYANSDPERIERLLKELGDRTDRQARFSAALCIAAPDGSVLAAVEGYCEGSITFSARGTQGFGYDPVFEVKNSGLTFAEMTQDHKKQHGHRGRAFALLKPELEKLLENDPGQDAGATPIP, from the coding sequence ATGACCAACCGCGTCCTGGTCATTGCCAGTGGCAACGCCGGCAAAATCCGAGAGTTTTCGAACCTGCTTCAAGAATTGCCTCTGCAAGTGAATCCTCAACCCGATGGAATCCAGGTGGAAGAAACCGGAATCACCTTCCGCGACAATGCATTGCTCAAGGCCAGGGCCGTGGCGGAAGCCACTGGCCATTGGGCACTCGCCGATGATTCGGGCCTAAGCGTGGATGCACTGGGTGGTGCTCCGGGGGTCTACTCCGCTCGCTATGCAAACTCCGACCCCGAACGCATCGAACGTCTTCTCAAAGAGCTAGGAGACCGCACCGACCGCCAGGCTCGCTTTAGTGCGGCCCTTTGCATCGCAGCACCTGACGGCAGCGTGCTTGCAGCAGTTGAGGGGTACTGCGAAGGCTCGATCACCTTCAGCGCCCGGGGGACGCAAGGGTTCGGGTACGACCCCGTGTTTGAGGTCAAAAACAGTGGACTCACCTTTGCTGAAATGACGCAGGATCACAAAAAACAACACGGGCATCGAGGTCGCGCCTTTGCCCTGCTAAAGCCAGAGCTGGAGAAGCTTCTCGAGAACGACCCAGGCCAAGACGCGGGCGCGACGCCAATTCCATAA